A single region of the Alphaproteobacteria bacterium genome encodes:
- a CDS encoding ETC complex I subunit, protein MKARIFQPPKNAMQSGRANTRRWRLEFEPGSAREIEPLMGWTSSADMTQQVSLSFDTKEEAVAFAKKHGLTYQVTEPKTRTVRPKSYADNFKANRVA, encoded by the coding sequence ATGAAAGCCCGCATTTTCCAGCCACCCAAGAACGCCATGCAATCCGGCCGTGCCAATACGCGGCGCTGGCGCCTGGAATTCGAGCCCGGCAGCGCCCGCGAAATCGAGCCTCTTATGGGGTGGACCAGTTCCGCCGATATGACCCAGCAGGTCTCGCTCTCCTTCGACACCAAGGAAGAGGCGGTCGCCTTCGCCAAGAAACATGGCCTGACCTACCAGGTGACGGAACCAAAGACCCGGACCGTCCGGCCCAAGAGCTACGCCGACAACTTCAAGGCCAACCGGGTCGCCTGA
- a CDS encoding sensor domain-containing diguanylate cyclase yields the protein MRKPPVPENEANRLRDLERHAVLDTAPEADFDRITRIASKVVGTPIALVSLVDERRQWFKSRVGLDATETPREVAFCAHAIAGTETFVVGDALSDERFEDNPLVTGDPNVRFYAGALLTSSNGNNLGTLCVIDREPRTLTEDQRQILEDLAHLVVRELELRKAASMDHLTGAANRRMFLETAQGEFVRARRYGRNLSAIIYDLDHFKLVNDKHGHISGDEALKVFAGVCQDQIREQDYFGRLGGEEFGLLLVETAGEQALTVVNRMLRELSAVSIRAEDRTFSITASAGVASLRDQDETLGDLMIRADKALYDAKEKGRNQAALDS from the coding sequence ATGCGGAAGCCACCGGTCCCGGAGAACGAAGCAAACCGACTACGCGACCTTGAGCGTCATGCCGTTCTCGATACCGCCCCAGAGGCCGATTTCGATCGCATCACGCGAATCGCGAGCAAGGTTGTCGGGACCCCGATCGCCCTAGTGTCGCTGGTCGATGAGAGGCGTCAATGGTTCAAGTCACGAGTGGGCTTGGACGCAACGGAGACCCCTCGTGAGGTTGCATTTTGCGCACATGCAATCGCTGGCACTGAGACTTTTGTCGTAGGAGACGCCCTTAGCGACGAACGGTTTGAGGACAATCCGCTCGTCACTGGCGATCCCAATGTCCGCTTCTACGCAGGCGCGTTGTTGACCTCATCGAATGGAAACAATCTCGGTACGCTGTGCGTGATCGATCGCGAACCGCGGACCCTGACTGAAGATCAGCGACAGATACTCGAAGACCTAGCCCATCTTGTGGTTCGCGAGCTGGAGCTGCGAAAGGCCGCTTCAATGGACCATCTGACCGGTGCTGCCAACCGCCGGATGTTCCTGGAAACTGCACAAGGAGAGTTCGTTCGTGCACGACGCTACGGTCGGAACCTGTCAGCGATTATTTACGATCTCGACCATTTCAAGCTGGTCAACGATAAGCATGGTCACATATCAGGCGATGAAGCCCTGAAGGTGTTCGCGGGCGTTTGCCAGGACCAGATTAGAGAGCAAGACTACTTTGGACGCCTCGGGGGCGAGGAGTTCGGCCTCTTGCTGGTAGAGACCGCTGGCGAGCAAGCGCTAACTGTCGTCAACCGCATGCTCCGTGAGCTCAGCGCTGTTTCGATCAGAGCAGAAGACCGGACCTTTTCGATTACAGCGAGTGCAGGTGTTGCTTCTCTGCGCGACCAAGACGAAACACTGGGCGACCTTATGATCCGAGCGGACAAGGCACTTTATGATGCCAAAGAGAAGGGCCGCAATCAGGCGGCCCTAGACTCCTAG
- a CDS encoding N-acyl homoserine lactonase family protein — translation MKMHVLSGGRVRMYKHIYVPSSSPEETVELPVACYLFRHAHANVLFDTGCHPNVAANPEARWGEMARDIVPVMPVGDHLLNELGAMDLGPEDIDVVVNSHLHCDHCGCNEFFTRAAFYVHADELEAVRQPRSEGRGYFRADWDHPMPVNELTGETDLLGDGCLTLLPLPGHTPGQIGLLAELPTSGAYLLASDALPMAINLDPSIVPKNNWNAERYLHSLSEIARIGKSGATVLFGHDEKQWGELRGNGGTFE, via the coding sequence ATGAAGATGCATGTTCTTTCTGGTGGCCGCGTTCGGATGTACAAGCACATCTATGTGCCGTCCTCATCGCCCGAAGAGACGGTCGAACTCCCGGTGGCCTGTTACCTGTTTCGCCATGCGCACGCCAATGTGTTGTTCGATACTGGATGCCACCCAAACGTCGCCGCCAACCCGGAAGCGCGGTGGGGGGAGATGGCGCGGGACATCGTGCCGGTAATGCCTGTCGGCGATCACCTTCTCAACGAACTCGGCGCCATGGACCTAGGTCCGGAGGACATCGATGTTGTCGTGAATTCCCACCTTCATTGCGATCATTGCGGTTGCAATGAGTTTTTCACGCGCGCCGCGTTCTACGTACATGCGGACGAACTAGAAGCGGTGCGCCAACCAAGGTCGGAAGGTCGGGGCTACTTCAGAGCCGATTGGGATCATCCAATGCCGGTCAACGAGCTCACCGGCGAAACCGACCTGTTAGGCGACGGGTGCCTGACGCTCCTGCCGCTACCGGGCCACACGCCCGGCCAAATCGGTCTGCTCGCGGAGCTTCCGACCAGCGGCGCCTACCTTCTCGCGTCAGATGCTCTGCCGATGGCGATCAACCTGGATCCAAGTATCGTGCCCAAGAACAATTGGAATGCCGAACGCTACTTGCACTCGTTGTCGGAGATTGCCCGTATTGGAAAATCCGGCGCAACGGTACTCTTCGGGCACGACGAGAAGCAGTGGGGCGAGTTGCGCGGGAACGGTGGCACGTTTGAATAG
- a CDS encoding class I SAM-dependent methyltransferase, producing MPVNATHAMFPDAWHDEQSRQHFIRSLKVHIAQDVMPGNKTLFDGPVKSRFRKTHGRDIQTRKEMREELGKEPYNMLWSAMLRTSQEMLYDTVRPSIERQLPELNQKAKKFSGKHGSLRLDPDLAMPRYHTAVDIHSKPGAYHTNVTEEGDVVAGAEYDRTIHLYFMGQAGPNNDDTGVSTGKWLKQRFPNFKPKRILDMGCTIGHASVPYVDHFPEAEVHAIDVAGPCVRYGHHRADALGKAVHFSQQNAEHTDFPDGHFDLITSHLMFHETSVKASRAIIKECYRLLSKGGIMLHADALGRGELYSKYFVEWNAHFNAEPYLGTMQDEDWKAISVAAGFDPKTYFEDSAPSAYVSRADRGEGKGFGQYNVFGAVK from the coding sequence ATGCCGGTCAACGCCACCCACGCGATGTTCCCGGACGCATGGCACGACGAACAGTCGCGCCAGCATTTTATCCGCAGTCTAAAGGTTCATATCGCGCAAGACGTGATGCCGGGGAACAAGACGCTGTTCGACGGCCCGGTCAAATCGCGCTTTCGCAAGACCCACGGCCGCGACATCCAAACCCGCAAGGAAATGCGCGAGGAGCTCGGCAAGGAACCCTACAACATGCTGTGGAGCGCGATGCTGCGCACCAGCCAAGAAATGCTCTACGACACGGTGCGTCCCAGCATCGAACGCCAGTTGCCGGAACTGAATCAAAAGGCGAAAAAGTTCTCGGGCAAACACGGCTCGCTGCGTCTCGATCCGGATCTCGCGATGCCGCGCTACCACACTGCCGTCGACATCCACTCCAAACCCGGCGCGTACCATACCAACGTGACCGAGGAGGGCGACGTCGTCGCCGGCGCGGAATACGACCGCACCATTCACCTCTATTTCATGGGCCAGGCTGGGCCCAACAACGACGATACGGGCGTGTCGACCGGCAAGTGGCTCAAGCAGCGCTTTCCGAACTTCAAGCCCAAGCGCATCCTCGACATGGGCTGCACCATCGGCCACGCCAGCGTGCCCTACGTCGATCACTTCCCGGAGGCCGAGGTCCATGCCATCGATGTCGCCGGCCCGTGCGTGCGCTACGGCCACCACCGCGCCGACGCGTTGGGCAAGGCGGTCCATTTCAGCCAGCAGAACGCCGAGCACACCGACTTCCCCGACGGCCATTTCGATCTGATCACCAGCCACCTGATGTTCCACGAAACCTCGGTGAAGGCCTCGCGGGCGATCATCAAGGAATGCTACCGCCTGCTCAGCAAAGGCGGGATCATGCTGCACGCCGATGCGCTCGGCCGCGGCGAGCTATACAGCAAGTACTTCGTCGAATGGAACGCCCACTTCAACGCCGAGCCCTATCTCGGCACGATGCAAGACGAAGACTGGAAGGCAATTTCGGTGGCCGCTGGCTTCGATCCCAAAACCTACTTCGAAGACAGCGCCCCCAGCGCCTACGTCTCGCGCGCCGACCGCGGCGAAGGCAAGGGCTTCGGCCAATACAACGTCTTCGGCGCGGTAAAGTAG